In one Arenibacter antarcticus genomic region, the following are encoded:
- a CDS encoding NAD(P)/FAD-dependent oxidoreductase: MDRFDVIIVGGGLAGLTAALHLKKKHYNIAVFEKIQYPHHKVCGEYVSNEIVPYLDSLGVFLPKNTQISQILLSTENGKSIKAKLPLGGLGISRYALDYALYKQAIAMGVTIIQKNVNSICFKDDIFYIEDMDGKQYSSKFVVGAYGKRDALDKQLGRKFIQRKSPWLGVKAHYKLDSFPNDLVALHNFRGGYGGLSKTENGTVNFCYLVSYESFKKEKNVECFNQNVVAKNPFLKTFLKSSEMLFNKPLTIGQISFSNKNAVEQHVLMCGDTAGLIHPFCGNGMAMAVHSAKMAAELIHHYFSKAEYDRHQLEKEYELQWYSTFGKRIWIGSQLQTVLLNPSLSNIGMQLINYSPYLVRKLIKTTHGKPLNRV, translated from the coding sequence ATGGATAGATTTGACGTTATTATCGTTGGTGGTGGTCTGGCCGGATTAACCGCTGCCCTTCATTTAAAAAAAAAACATTACAACATCGCTGTTTTTGAAAAGATCCAATATCCACATCACAAAGTTTGTGGGGAATATGTTTCCAATGAAATTGTACCATATCTTGATAGTTTGGGTGTATTTCTACCCAAAAACACCCAAATTAGCCAAATCCTTTTAAGCACGGAAAACGGCAAATCCATAAAAGCTAAACTGCCCTTGGGCGGACTAGGCATCAGTAGATATGCCTTGGATTATGCCCTTTATAAACAGGCAATTGCCATGGGGGTTACCATAATTCAAAAAAATGTAAACTCCATTTGTTTTAAAGACGACATTTTTTACATCGAGGATATGGATGGAAAACAGTACAGCTCTAAGTTTGTTGTTGGTGCTTATGGAAAACGGGACGCTCTGGACAAGCAACTGGGTCGCAAGTTTATCCAAAGAAAGTCGCCTTGGCTTGGAGTGAAAGCGCATTATAAACTAGATTCCTTTCCCAATGATCTAGTAGCACTCCACAATTTTAGGGGAGGCTATGGCGGACTATCCAAAACTGAGAATGGGACGGTCAATTTTTGTTATTTGGTTTCTTATGAAAGTTTCAAAAAGGAGAAAAATGTGGAATGTTTTAATCAAAACGTAGTGGCCAAAAACCCATTTCTAAAGACATTTTTGAAATCTTCGGAAATGCTCTTTAATAAACCTCTGACCATAGGACAGATTTCTTTTAGCAATAAGAATGCAGTAGAGCAACATGTACTGATGTGCGGAGACACTGCCGGTCTCATTCATCCATTTTGCGGTAACGGGATGGCAATGGCTGTACATAGTGCTAAAATGGCAGCGGAACTAATTCATCATTATTTTTCGAAGGCAGAATATGATCGGCATCAACTTGAAAAAGAGTATGAACTCCAATGGTATTCCACATTTGGTAAACGTATATGGATCGGGAGTCAATTGCAAACAGTATTATTAAATCCATCATTATCCAATATAGGAATGCAGCTTATTAACTATTCTCCTTATCTTGTTCGTAAGTTGATCAAGACCACCCATGGAAAACCACTCAATAGGGTATGA
- a CDS encoding lipocalin family protein, which produces MHVKKSFFLLLMAVGMLSSCSVSKSAKQDRNTIDGYWMLNSVSYTGSEGKFKSELFNDATAACFEGSNWFFRKNNSTGSYVLANSSDCSQQERFIRWSVVNREGMTDQLQFKFIDDKYKDISGGVGYRLDISSLTETQMRLQSKVTVDGSPVTVVYEFIKNE; this is translated from the coding sequence ATGCATGTAAAAAAGTCTTTCTTTTTGCTATTAATGGCTGTAGGTATGTTGTCTTCCTGTTCCGTCTCCAAATCTGCTAAGCAGGATAGGAACACCATTGATGGTTATTGGATGTTGAACTCTGTTTCCTATACTGGTAGCGAGGGCAAATTTAAATCGGAACTGTTCAATGATGCGACGGCCGCTTGTTTTGAGGGCAGTAATTGGTTCTTTAGGAAGAACAACAGTACTGGAAGTTATGTTTTGGCCAACAGCAGCGACTGTAGTCAACAGGAACGTTTTATCCGATGGTCCGTTGTAAATCGTGAAGGGATGACCGACCAGCTCCAATTTAAATTTATCGATGATAAATACAAGGATATTTCCGGAGGGGTAGGCTATAGGTTAGACATTTCTTCCTTAACAGAAACTCAAATGAGACTTCAGTCAAAAGTAACGGTCGATGGTTCTCCAGTAACCGTAGTTTATGAATTTATAAAAAATGAATAA
- a CDS encoding protealysin inhibitor emfourin: protein MKYEIDIEGGFAGIPRTYKGERSLEKEEKTKLLHSLQKPILDKNKKARDAFSYKLKLTDNDIDYNFEFDEFNIPKEVRMFIDSVIKTK, encoded by the coding sequence ATGAAGTATGAAATTGACATTGAAGGGGGTTTTGCTGGGATTCCCAGAACGTATAAGGGGGAGCGGTCACTTGAAAAGGAGGAAAAAACTAAATTACTACATAGCCTTCAAAAACCTATTCTGGATAAAAACAAAAAGGCGAGGGATGCCTTTAGCTACAAGCTTAAGCTCACAGACAACGACATTGACTATAATTTTGAATTTGATGAGTTTAATATTCCTAAAGAAGTTCGTATGTTTATCGATTCGGTCATAAAAACTAAATAG
- a CDS encoding HPF/RaiA family ribosome-associated protein, which yields MNIHFEYDDVKASARLEEMVTKKLEKLEDKYDFIVRADVFFKKENTSSTNSGLICSIRLSAPGPRLFSESNNAKFEMSIAASIEDLERQLEKRKGKMKTH from the coding sequence ATGAACATTCATTTTGAATATGACGACGTAAAAGCCAGTGCCCGTTTGGAGGAAATGGTGACAAAAAAATTAGAGAAATTAGAAGATAAATATGATTTTATAGTTCGTGCAGATGTTTTCTTTAAAAAGGAAAATACCTCCAGTACTAATTCGGGATTAATCTGTAGTATTAGATTAAGCGCCCCTGGACCGCGTTTATTTTCTGAATCTAACAACGCTAAGTTTGAGATGTCGATCGCGGCATCCATCGAAGACTTGGAAAGGCAATTGGAAAAACGAAAAGGTAAAATGAAAACCCACTAA
- a CDS encoding OmpA family protein: protein MKKIIVSSLSVLMLMATISSCKAIKNTNHKQRGAATGAAGGAVIGGVLGNNVGKGNNTALGAIIGAVVGGVAGGYIGDKMDRQAERIEEEIPGAEVTRVGEGINVTFNEDAGVYFDTNKSGVKGTSATTLDRLVGILKEYPDSNILVEGHTDSAGAADYNLNLSRQRAESVTNYLVTKGISRGRLTTQWYGESQPKADNTTSAGKAKNRRVELAIIANEALKEEARRNAN, encoded by the coding sequence ATGAAAAAAATAATTGTAAGTAGTTTGTCCGTATTAATGTTAATGGCAACCATTAGTAGTTGTAAAGCAATTAAGAACACCAATCACAAACAAAGAGGTGCTGCTACCGGTGCTGCTGGTGGAGCTGTAATTGGAGGCGTCTTAGGCAATAATGTAGGCAAGGGTAACAATACCGCCTTGGGTGCCATTATAGGTGCAGTCGTTGGAGGCGTAGCCGGTGGATACATTGGTGACAAAATGGACCGTCAAGCAGAACGTATTGAGGAAGAAATTCCAGGTGCAGAAGTTACCCGGGTCGGTGAAGGTATAAACGTAACTTTTAACGAGGATGCTGGGGTATATTTTGATACCAACAAATCGGGAGTTAAAGGTACTTCGGCAACCACCCTAGATAGGTTAGTTGGTATATTAAAGGAATATCCAGATAGTAACATTCTAGTTGAGGGTCATACAGATAGCGCTGGTGCAGCTGATTATAACTTAAACTTGTCTAGACAGCGCGCAGAGTCAGTTACCAATTATTTGGTTACTAAAGGTATTTCTAGAGGTAGACTTACCACCCAATGGTACGGAGAATCTCAGCCAAAAGCAGATAATACAACATCTGCTGGGAAAGCCAAAAATCGAAGGGTAGAGTTGGCAATCATAGCCAATGAGGCTTTAAAAGAAGAAGCACGTAGAAATGCAAACTAG
- a CDS encoding M20/M25/M40 family metallo-hydrolase produces the protein MKRILLVLIFIGLSIGQIAHAQINEQLIQSMVKEANENSQLEPLAHELLDVIGPRLVGTPQMKQAGDWAVAKYEQWGIPAKNEVWGEWRGWDRGITHIDMVYPRVQSLKGMQLAWSPSTGKKGVTGELVVLPMVQDSAEFIQWLSNVKGKLVMIDMKELTGRPDYNWEEFATEASFEKMKNERDLQEETWSENLKRIGHNRRTLPEALEEAGALGIVTSYWSKGFGANKIFSASTKKIPTVDLALEDYTMLYRLVEYGNKPKIKIVAESKELGAVPTFNTIASLKGTEKPEEYVILSAHFDSWDGGTGATDNGTGTIVMMEAMRILKKLYPNPKRTILVGHWGSEEQGLNGSRAFVQDHPEIVNNIQAVFNQDNGTGRVVNMSGAGFLHSYDYLSKWLAAVPKDITDHIETNFPGSPASGGSDNASFVAAGAPAFNLSALNWSYWNYTWHTNVDTYDKIVFDDVRNNVILTAVLAYMASEDTTPSSKEKIVLPTDVKTGIQKSWPVQRAPNRKGGM, from the coding sequence ATGAAGAGAATTTTACTAGTACTGATCTTTATCGGCCTTTCTATAGGTCAGATTGCACACGCCCAGATCAACGAACAATTGATTCAAAGTATGGTGAAGGAAGCCAACGAAAATTCCCAATTGGAACCTTTGGCGCACGAATTATTGGATGTGATTGGCCCAAGACTGGTTGGGACCCCGCAGATGAAGCAAGCTGGAGATTGGGCAGTTGCCAAATACGAACAATGGGGAATTCCTGCCAAAAATGAGGTATGGGGAGAATGGCGTGGATGGGACAGGGGAATAACCCACATAGATATGGTATATCCACGAGTACAAAGCCTTAAGGGCATGCAGCTCGCTTGGAGCCCTAGTACAGGAAAGAAAGGAGTAACTGGTGAATTAGTGGTCTTGCCAATGGTCCAAGATTCGGCTGAGTTTATACAATGGCTTTCCAATGTAAAGGGAAAGTTAGTTATGATAGATATGAAGGAACTTACTGGCAGACCTGATTATAACTGGGAGGAATTTGCAACCGAAGCCTCTTTCGAAAAAATGAAAAATGAGCGCGATCTGCAGGAGGAAACATGGTCTGAGAATTTGAAGCGGATTGGCCACAATAGAAGAACACTACCCGAAGCTTTGGAAGAGGCAGGTGCCCTTGGGATTGTAACCTCCTATTGGTCCAAAGGTTTTGGGGCTAATAAAATTTTTAGTGCTTCAACAAAAAAAATACCTACAGTAGACTTGGCTTTGGAAGATTATACCATGTTATACAGGCTGGTAGAATATGGCAATAAGCCAAAAATAAAAATTGTTGCAGAGTCCAAGGAATTGGGTGCCGTCCCTACATTTAATACCATAGCAAGCCTTAAAGGAACCGAAAAACCAGAGGAATATGTAATCCTATCGGCGCATTTCGATTCTTGGGATGGTGGTACCGGAGCAACGGATAACGGAACCGGAACTATAGTGATGATGGAAGCGATGAGAATTCTTAAGAAACTATATCCCAACCCAAAGCGGACCATTCTAGTAGGGCATTGGGGAAGCGAAGAGCAAGGACTTAATGGATCTAGGGCCTTTGTGCAAGATCATCCAGAAATTGTGAACAACATCCAAGCGGTTTTTAATCAGGACAACGGCACTGGCCGGGTAGTGAATATGTCGGGGGCTGGATTTCTACATTCCTACGATTATTTATCCAAATGGTTGGCAGCTGTACCCAAAGATATTACCGACCATATAGAGACCAATTTTCCAGGATCCCCAGCTAGTGGTGGATCGGACAATGCCTCTTTTGTTGCTGCAGGAGCTCCGGCCTTTAATCTGAGCGCCTTAAATTGGTCCTATTGGAATTATACCTGGCATACCAATGTGGATACCTATGATAAAATTGTGTTCGACGATGTTAGGAACAACGTAATATTAACTGCCGTATTGGCCTATATGGCAAGCGAAGATACTACTCCCAGTTCCAAAGAGAAAATAGTATTACCAACAGATGTAAAAACAGGAATACAGAAGTCCTGGCCAGTACAGCGAGCTCCCAATAGAAAGGGCGGAATGTAA
- a CDS encoding methyltransferase domain-containing protein: MNFIHRCTEREIMDDPNLEVTLLKKVFIDINKVNAMLNGFSITIKAIKKLIQDTPKSSYTIMDLGCGDGHMLRLVANHFKKSGVQLHLVGLDLSSKALGIAREKSANYPNISYLEQNILTMDAKETQCDILLCSLTMHHFKTADIPEFLRQIFPIARMGIVINDLQRSRVSYYLFKMYSIFFIKTCIAKHDGLVSIKSAFTKSDLRAFSQEFPQLSHDLSWKWAFRYLWVIRLK; encoded by the coding sequence ATGAATTTTATACATCGCTGTACGGAACGGGAAATAATGGACGATCCAAATTTGGAGGTAACATTATTAAAGAAGGTATTTATAGACATCAATAAGGTCAACGCAATGTTAAATGGATTTTCCATCACCATTAAAGCGATTAAAAAATTAATACAGGATACTCCCAAAAGCAGCTATACCATAATGGATCTGGGTTGCGGGGACGGACATATGTTGAGATTGGTAGCAAACCACTTTAAAAAAAGCGGGGTACAGCTTCATTTAGTGGGTTTGGACCTCAGCAGTAAAGCTTTAGGAATAGCAAGAGAAAAATCTGCCAACTACCCAAACATTTCGTATTTGGAACAAAACATATTAACTATGGATGCCAAAGAGACACAATGTGATATTTTGTTATGCTCTCTAACTATGCATCATTTTAAAACGGCGGACATACCTGAATTTCTGAGGCAGATCTTTCCTATTGCGCGCATGGGAATCGTAATTAATGACCTGCAAAGGAGTAGGGTTTCCTACTATCTCTTTAAGATGTATAGTATTTTTTTTATAAAGACCTGCATTGCAAAACACGACGGCCTTGTTTCTATAAAAAGCGCTTTTACAAAGTCGGACCTTAGGGCGTTTTCCCAAGAATTCCCACAACTAAGTCACGATCTTAGTTGGAAATGGGCCTTTAGATATCTTTGGGTAATACGATTAAAATAA
- a CDS encoding GreA/GreB family elongation factor — MKYGNLVLEKKEFVLLKRLVNVSGFYTDNTYKNSIQKLTDELKSAIVYSEEEMPDDVIRFNSLVTIEGKNGFTNKFQLVIPSEGDFKNSKISILTPMGAAVIGYAKGDDIEWEFRNGLQTLKVTEVKQHPSAINSDILL, encoded by the coding sequence ATGAAGTACGGAAATCTAGTTTTGGAAAAAAAAGAATTTGTTTTATTGAAGCGTTTGGTAAATGTATCAGGGTTTTATACCGATAATACTTATAAAAATTCCATTCAAAAACTGACCGATGAATTAAAATCTGCCATCGTTTACAGTGAAGAGGAAATGCCAGATGATGTTATTCGCTTTAATTCCTTGGTAACAATCGAGGGGAAAAACGGATTTACCAATAAATTTCAGTTGGTGATTCCTTCGGAAGGCGATTTTAAAAATAGTAAGATTTCGATCCTTACCCCTATGGGTGCAGCAGTTATCGGATACGCCAAAGGCGATGATATTGAATGGGAATTCAGGAATGGGTTGCAAACCCTTAAGGTTACGGAAGTTAAGCAGCATCCTAGCGCTATAAATTCCGATATCCTACTCTAG
- a CDS encoding phosphopantetheine-binding protein: MINKSHFDTLRDIVKLYLPEDVSISDITEESNFISELNINSANLVDIILDVEDAYDIKLENEDMDQMQTVRDALRIVAQKLAEKQ, translated from the coding sequence ATGATTAATAAATCACATTTTGACACCTTAAGGGACATCGTTAAATTATACTTACCCGAGGATGTATCTATATCGGATATTACCGAGGAAAGTAATTTCATATCAGAGCTCAACATTAATTCTGCCAATTTGGTGGATATTATTTTGGATGTTGAGGATGCCTATGATATTAAATTGGAAAACGAGGATATGGACCAGATGCAAACAGTAAGGGATGCTTTAAGAATCGTAGCCCAAAAACTAGCGGAAAAACAATAA
- a CDS encoding TerC family protein has translation MLVWGSFIGIIIIFLALDLGVFHKNDHVIKSKEAGIWTAIWITVALSFSGVIYWLFDAEIIANPTGLTPNNAVLKYITGYLIELSLSIDNVFVIAVIFSAFKIPAIYQHRVLFWGILGAIVFRALMIIFGVALITKFDWIIYVFGVFLLYTAFKMLRSHDSEFDPKSSFIFKQIKKIYPITSKINGHDFFIKRMGVTAATPLFVALVIIELTDILFALDSIPAILAITADPFIVFSSNILAILGLRSMYFLISRMLQKFRFINYSLVVILAFVGLKMLFSHHIEIAEWVSLTVISVSLGGGIAASLLIPEAKEEEKL, from the coding sequence ATGTTGGTTTGGGGTTCATTTATTGGAATTATTATTATTTTTTTAGCCCTAGATTTAGGGGTGTTCCATAAAAACGATCATGTTATAAAATCTAAGGAAGCAGGAATTTGGACCGCCATATGGATAACGGTGGCACTTAGTTTTAGTGGGGTAATATACTGGCTGTTCGATGCTGAAATTATAGCAAACCCTACAGGTTTAACGCCCAATAATGCCGTATTAAAATATATTACAGGTTACTTAATTGAGCTATCCCTTAGCATAGACAATGTTTTTGTAATCGCCGTAATATTTTCTGCCTTTAAAATTCCGGCTATCTACCAGCATCGGGTATTGTTTTGGGGTATATTGGGTGCAATTGTTTTCCGGGCACTGATGATTATTTTTGGTGTGGCCCTAATCACAAAATTTGATTGGATAATCTATGTATTTGGGGTTTTCCTTTTATATACCGCATTTAAAATGCTTCGGTCCCACGATAGTGAATTTGACCCAAAATCGTCCTTTATTTTTAAGCAGATAAAAAAAATCTATCCTATTACCTCCAAAATTAATGGGCACGATTTTTTTATTAAGCGTATGGGAGTTACCGCGGCCACACCCTTATTTGTTGCCTTGGTCATTATTGAATTAACCGATATCCTTTTTGCTTTGGATAGTATTCCAGCTATATTGGCTATTACTGCAGATCCATTTATTGTCTTCAGTTCAAATATCTTGGCCATTTTAGGACTGCGATCTATGTATTTCCTTATTTCTAGAATGTTACAGAAATTTAGGTTTATCAATTATAGTTTAGTGGTAATCTTGGCATTTGTAGGTTTAAAGATGTTATTCTCCCATCATATAGAAATTGCTGAATGGGTTTCACTTACAGTGATATCCGTATCTTTGGGAGGGGGAATAGCTGCTTCTCTTTTAATTCCAGAGGCCAAAGAGGAGGAGAAACTTTAA
- a CDS encoding 3-hydroxyacyl-ACP dehydratase FabZ family protein: protein MELKRILARLPYSAPFLFVDSLLAVDEKMAEGTYRFKETEFFYQGHFTDHPVTPGVILTECCAQIGLVAMGIFLLEKGGASLENVQIAMSSSQMDFYLPVYPLETVTVKSDKIYFRFQKLKCEVKMYNSQGKLVCKGTLSGMLKMEINE from the coding sequence ATGGAATTAAAAAGAATTTTGGCTAGGCTCCCTTATAGCGCCCCATTTTTGTTTGTGGATTCGCTTCTAGCGGTCGATGAAAAAATGGCGGAAGGAACCTATAGGTTTAAGGAAACCGAATTTTTTTATCAAGGCCATTTTACGGACCATCCGGTTACTCCAGGGGTAATACTAACGGAGTGTTGCGCACAGATTGGATTGGTAGCCATGGGCATCTTTTTGTTGGAGAAAGGGGGAGCAAGTTTAGAAAATGTACAAATAGCGATGAGTAGTTCCCAAATGGATTTTTATTTACCGGTATATCCGTTGGAAACGGTGACAGTAAAATCGGACAAAATCTATTTCCGGTTTCAAAAATTAAAATGTGAAGTGAAAATGTATAATTCCCAAGGAAAACTGGTTTGCAAGGGAACCTTGTCCGGAATGCTAAAAATGGAGATAAATGAGTGA
- a CDS encoding type III polyketide synthase, which produces MNETRIVAVTKELPHYSRDTKDILPLVERWLEGKDLRFKRKIIKIFEGAAVDRRYSIMSPEEVFTATTFEDKNKIYVREVKSLGSKVLQKALEKSNWAANSIDFIITVSCTGIMIPSLDAYLINALSLRKDVVRLPVTEMGCAAGISGLIYARNFLKSNPGKRAAIVAVESPTATFQLTDYSMANMVSAAIFGDGAACVLLSSEENAVGPRIIGEEMYHFTDATHLMGFDLTNSGLKMILDPAVPETIAAHFPDIIHPFLKGLGSSIERVDHLIFHPGGRKIVETVEQLFGKMGKNIDDTRETLRLYGNMSSATVLYVLERFMDKDIPAGNQGLMLSFGPGFSAQRILLEW; this is translated from the coding sequence ATGAATGAAACCAGGATAGTAGCAGTTACCAAAGAATTACCCCATTATAGTCGGGATACCAAGGATATTTTGCCATTAGTTGAAAGGTGGTTAGAGGGTAAGGACTTACGTTTTAAGCGAAAAATAATCAAAATATTCGAAGGTGCAGCCGTAGACCGGCGGTATAGTATAATGAGCCCGGAAGAGGTGTTTACAGCGACCACTTTTGAAGACAAGAACAAAATATATGTTCGGGAAGTAAAAAGCTTAGGAAGTAAGGTGTTGCAAAAAGCCTTGGAAAAGAGTAATTGGGCGGCCAATAGTATAGATTTTATTATTACGGTAAGTTGTACCGGTATTATGATTCCTTCTTTGGATGCCTACCTTATAAATGCTCTTTCTCTTAGGAAAGATGTGGTTCGGCTACCGGTGACGGAAATGGGTTGCGCTGCCGGAATATCCGGTTTGATCTACGCTCGTAATTTTCTAAAATCAAACCCTGGAAAAAGAGCCGCCATAGTAGCAGTAGAAAGTCCAACCGCTACATTTCAGCTTACTGATTATTCCATGGCAAATATGGTAAGTGCCGCAATTTTTGGGGATGGTGCCGCCTGCGTACTGCTATCTTCCGAGGAAAATGCGGTAGGGCCACGCATCATAGGCGAGGAGATGTACCATTTTACCGATGCCACCCATTTGATGGGATTTGACCTAACCAACTCTGGTTTAAAAATGATATTGGACCCTGCAGTCCCAGAAACCATTGCAGCCCATTTTCCAGATATTATCCATCCTTTCCTAAAAGGACTAGGAAGCAGTATAGAAAGGGTAGACCATTTAATTTTTCATCCGGGAGGTAGAAAAATTGTGGAGACCGTGGAGCAGTTATTTGGTAAAATGGGGAAAAATATTGATGATACCCGAGAAACACTGCGCCTTTACGGAAATATGAGCAGCGCCACGGTCCTTTATGTTTTAGAACGATTTATGGATAAGGATATTCCCGCTGGCAATCAGGGGCTAATGTTGAGTTTTGGGCCTGGGTTTTCGGCACAGCGGATACTTTTGGAATGGTAA
- a CDS encoding beta-ketoacyl synthase: MSDRVVVTGLGVCAPNGVGLSNFTHSLQQGECGIRFHQELSDLGFGCQVAGKPEVTNLHMSRYFTPLQRKGLNSSGLVYGVLAGTDAWADAGLKPMGTEHPDWESGIVFGTGILGVDKFRESIYLIDNKNTRRLGSNSVMQTMASGISAYLSGILGLGNQITTNSSACATGTEAIIMGMERIRSGKAKRMLVGSCNDSGPYIWGGFDAMRILPSQYNKNPEHASRPMSATAAGFVPGSGAGAVVLESMDSALARGASIYAEVMGGAVNSGGQRGTGSMTAPNGEAVQRCIVDALADAGIAKKEVDVINGHLTATSKDAEEIKNWSRALERSGKDFPYINTTKSLTGHCLAAAGSVEAVASILQFRCKEVFGNINCKDLHPDILEIVDETKIPLKTFSYSPNIIAKASFGFGDVNACVIFKAYKAN, encoded by the coding sequence ATGAGTGATAGGGTTGTTGTAACTGGACTAGGTGTTTGTGCCCCCAATGGGGTTGGACTATCCAATTTCACGCATAGCCTACAGCAAGGTGAATGCGGTATTCGTTTTCATCAAGAACTATCTGATCTTGGCTTCGGGTGTCAAGTTGCTGGAAAACCGGAAGTCACGAACCTTCATATGTCCCGTTATTTTACTCCCTTGCAGCGCAAGGGTCTAAATAGCAGCGGTTTGGTATATGGTGTACTGGCAGGGACTGATGCTTGGGCAGATGCCGGATTAAAACCTATGGGTACCGAACATCCGGATTGGGAAAGTGGGATTGTCTTTGGCACGGGTATTTTAGGAGTCGATAAATTTAGGGAGTCCATTTACTTAATAGATAATAAAAATACCCGTAGACTGGGGAGTAATTCCGTTATGCAGACGATGGCAAGTGGGATAAGTGCCTATCTAAGTGGGATATTGGGATTGGGAAACCAAATCACCACAAATTCATCGGCCTGTGCTACGGGAACGGAGGCCATAATTATGGGAATGGAGCGCATCCGGTCCGGAAAGGCAAAACGAATGTTGGTAGGCAGTTGTAATGATAGTGGTCCTTATATCTGGGGTGGTTTTGACGCTATGCGAATACTTCCCAGTCAATACAATAAAAATCCTGAACATGCCAGTAGGCCAATGAGCGCCACCGCAGCGGGTTTTGTGCCTGGGAGCGGGGCAGGAGCTGTAGTGCTGGAATCTATGGACAGTGCTTTGGCTAGAGGCGCCAGTATTTATGCCGAAGTAATGGGCGGGGCCGTAAACAGTGGCGGACAACGAGGCACAGGAAGTATGACCGCACCCAATGGCGAAGCAGTACAACGCTGTATCGTTGACGCCCTTGCCGATGCGGGGATAGCTAAAAAGGAGGTGGATGTGATAAACGGCCATCTTACGGCAACCTCCAAAGACGCGGAAGAAATTAAAAACTGGAGTCGCGCTCTTGAACGATCAGGTAAAGATTTTCCCTATATAAATACCACAAAGAGTTTAACTGGTCATTGTTTGGCTGCTGCGGGAAGTGTGGAGGCAGTGGCGAGCATTTTGCAATTTAGGTGTAAGGAAGTTTTTGGCAACATAAATTGCAAGGACCTCCATCCAGATATATTGGAAATAGTTGATGAAACCAAAATTCCGTTAAAAACTTTTTCCTATTCCCCAAATATTATTGCAAAAGCCAGCTTTGGTTTTGGTGATGTAAATGCCTGTGTTATATTTAAGGCTTATAAAGCAAATTGA